A genomic stretch from Phycisphaerae bacterium includes:
- a CDS encoding 3-isopropylmalate dehydratase large subunit: MGMTMTEKILARHAGRNSVTAGENVWVNVDVLMTHDVCGPGTIGVFYEHFGRNAKVWDPSRVVIIPDHYIFTADSKAHRNIDILRSFVKEQGIKYYYDPDFIQGEGMPSPYKDPTKTNYKGVCHIALPEEGHTRPGEVLLGTDSHTCTAGAFGEFATGIGNTDAGFVLGTGKLWLKVPPTMRFVFDGDLPSYLMAKDMILTVIGDIGVDGATYRAMEFSGGGVMGLNIEERTTLCNMAIEAGGKNGIVPVDEVTADFVRARTDKPWQAVENDKDAKFCYEKVFRMKDLEPTVAKPHSPDNRDLARNLKGTKVDRVYIGSCTGGKITDFRAAAKIIKGREVKVPTFIVPATTEVHAKMREEKIDGMTLEQIFINAGCAMGPASCAACLGGPGDTFGRANEAIRVLSTTNRNFPGRMGSKDAQVFLASPYTAAATAVSGTITDPREFLG; this comes from the coding sequence TGACGGAGAAGATTTTGGCCCGACACGCCGGCAGGAATTCAGTGACCGCCGGCGAGAACGTCTGGGTCAACGTCGACGTGCTGATGACACACGACGTCTGCGGGCCGGGCACAATCGGCGTCTTCTATGAGCATTTCGGGAGGAACGCCAAGGTGTGGGACCCGTCCAGGGTGGTGATCATTCCCGACCACTACATCTTCACGGCCGACAGCAAGGCACACCGCAATATCGATATCCTTCGGTCCTTCGTGAAGGAACAGGGCATCAAGTATTACTACGACCCCGACTTCATCCAGGGCGAGGGCATGCCCAGCCCGTACAAGGACCCAACCAAGACAAACTACAAGGGTGTGTGCCATATTGCCCTGCCTGAAGAGGGGCATACTCGGCCCGGCGAGGTGCTGCTGGGAACCGATTCGCACACCTGCACGGCCGGGGCATTCGGCGAATTCGCCACCGGCATCGGCAACACCGACGCCGGCTTCGTGTTGGGCACCGGCAAGCTGTGGCTTAAGGTGCCGCCCACCATGCGCTTCGTCTTCGACGGCGATTTGCCGTCGTATCTCATGGCCAAGGACATGATCTTGACCGTGATTGGCGACATCGGTGTTGACGGTGCCACCTACCGGGCCATGGAGTTCTCCGGTGGGGGGGTAATGGGCCTTAATATCGAGGAACGTACCACCTTGTGCAACATGGCCATCGAGGCCGGCGGAAAGAACGGAATCGTGCCCGTCGATGAGGTCACCGCCGACTTCGTCCGCGCACGCACCGACAAACCTTGGCAAGCCGTCGAAAACGACAAGGACGCGAAGTTCTGCTACGAGAAGGTTTTCAGGATGAAAGACCTCGAGCCGACCGTCGCCAAGCCGCACTCGCCCGACAATCGCGACCTGGCTCGCAACCTCAAGGGCACCAAGGTTGACCGTGTCTATATCGGCAGTTGCACCGGCGGCAAGATCACTGATTTCCGGGCGGCCGCGAAGATCATCAAGGGCCGCGAAGTCAAGGTGCCGACTTTCATCGTACCGGCCACCACCGAGGTCCACGCCAAAATGCGCGAGGAGAAGATCGACGGCATGACGCTTGAGCAGATCTTCATCAACGCCGGCTGTGCGATGGGACCGGCCTCGTGTGCCGCCTGTCTGGGCGGCCCCGGCGACACCTTCGGCCGGGCCAACGAGGCCATCCGCGTCCTCTCGACAACCAACCGCAATTTCCCCGGACGAATGGGCTCCAAGGACGCTCAGGTCTTCCTCGCCAGCCCCTACACCGCCGCCGCTACGGCGGTCAGCGGGACGATTACCGACCCGCGGGAGTTCCTTGGGTAA
- a CDS encoding sialate O-acetylesterase, whose amino-acid sequence MSKRITNCRLALPAVLFLWSSFAWAEVKPHALFSDNMVVQQGVPINVWGTAKAGEKVTVKLSTQEASVVADGEGRWSVRLEAMKAGDALTMTISGDNTISFKNMAVGEVWVASGQSNMQWPVRASTNAEKEIAEANYPNIRLFTVSRVVAGKPQTDVQGSWSVCSPQTVGDFSAVAYFFGRELHKAIKVPVGLINTSWGGTPAEAWTSMAVLEGEPAFKSILDSWDARFKEYPAAIEAHIAAYGKAVREWLKSADSAEAAGKPIAPPPKLDFPGDPRTSPHRPAGLYNAMIHPLLPFGIKGAIWYQGESNAGRATQYRTLFSTMIRNWRKDWGLGDFPFLFVQLAPYQREPANPPPGTWPELREAQLLTMLNVPNTAMAVITDVGEEKDIHPKLKQPVGARLALAARALGYGERIEYSGPIYKDMKRDGSKIVISFTHTGGGLVAKGGPLKGFTIASSDQKFVDAQAEIVGNTVVVSSPEVAEPAAVRYGWANFPVVNLWNKADLPASPFRTDDWPMVTAGK is encoded by the coding sequence ATGTCAAAGCGTATCACCAACTGCCGCCTCGCCCTGCCAGCCGTTTTGTTTTTGTGGAGCTCTTTCGCCTGGGCGGAGGTCAAACCCCATGCTCTGTTCAGCGACAACATGGTTGTGCAGCAAGGAGTGCCCATCAACGTGTGGGGTACGGCCAAAGCCGGTGAGAAAGTCACCGTGAAGCTGAGTACACAGGAAGCTTCCGTTGTTGCCGATGGTGAGGGCAGGTGGTCGGTCAGGCTGGAGGCGATGAAAGCAGGCGACGCCCTGACCATGACCATTTCCGGGGATAACACCATCAGCTTCAAGAATATGGCGGTGGGTGAAGTGTGGGTCGCCTCCGGTCAGTCGAACATGCAATGGCCGGTGCGGGCATCGACCAATGCCGAGAAGGAAATCGCCGAGGCGAATTACCCCAATATTCGTCTGTTCACCGTGTCGCGCGTCGTGGCCGGAAAACCTCAGACCGACGTGCAGGGGAGCTGGAGCGTCTGCAGTCCCCAGACCGTTGGAGACTTTTCCGCCGTCGCGTACTTCTTCGGGCGCGAATTGCACAAGGCGATCAAGGTTCCGGTTGGCCTGATCAACACCTCGTGGGGCGGTACTCCGGCTGAAGCATGGACCAGCATGGCGGTGCTGGAGGGCGAGCCGGCCTTCAAGTCGATCCTCGATTCGTGGGACGCGCGCTTTAAGGAGTACCCGGCCGCGATCGAGGCTCACATCGCCGCCTACGGCAAAGCCGTCCGTGAGTGGTTGAAATCGGCCGATTCCGCCGAGGCCGCAGGCAAACCCATCGCCCCGCCGCCAAAGCTCGACTTCCCCGGCGACCCTCGAACAAGCCCGCACCGTCCGGCGGGTTTGTACAACGCGATGATCCACCCGCTGTTGCCCTTCGGCATCAAAGGGGCCATATGGTATCAGGGCGAATCGAATGCCGGGCGAGCAACTCAGTACCGCACGCTGTTCTCGACCATGATCCGGAACTGGCGCAAGGATTGGGGACTGGGCGATTTTCCCTTCCTGTTCGTTCAACTGGCTCCCTACCAGAGGGAGCCGGCCAATCCGCCACCGGGCACTTGGCCGGAACTCCGGGAAGCGCAATTGCTGACGATGCTCAACGTCCCGAACACCGCCATGGCGGTCATCACCGACGTCGGCGAAGAAAAAGACATCCATCCCAAGCTCAAGCAGCCGGTCGGCGCTCGGCTGGCCCTGGCCGCCAGGGCGCTCGGCTATGGCGAGAGGATAGAATACTCCGGCCCGATCTACAAAGACATGAAACGCGACGGCAGCAAGATCGTCATCAGCTTCACACACACCGGCGGCGGCCTGGTCGCCAAGGGCGGGCCGCTTAAGGGCTTCACCATCGCGAGCTCCGATCAGAAGTTCGTCGACGCTCAGGCCGAGATCGTGGGCAATACGGTGGTGGTCTCCAGCCCCGAGGTCGCCGAGCCGGCGGCCGTCCGCTACGGCTGGGCCAACTTTCCGGTGGTCAACCTCTGGAACAAGGCCGATCTTCCGGCCTCGCCGTTCAGAACCGATGACTGGCCGATGGTGACGGCAGGGAAGTAG